In Neovison vison isolate M4711 chromosome 14, ASM_NN_V1, whole genome shotgun sequence, the following proteins share a genomic window:
- the SNN gene encoding stannin → MSIMDHSPSTGVVTVIVILIAIAALGALILGCWCYLRLQRISQSEDEESIVGDGETKEPFLLVQYSAKGPCVERKAKLTPSGPEVHG, encoded by the coding sequence ATGTCTATTATGGACCACAGCCCCAGCACGGGCGTGGTCACGGTCATCGTCATCCTCATTGCCATCGCTGCGCTGGGGGCCTTGATCCTGGGCTGCTGGTGCTACCTGCGGCTGCAGCGCATCAGCCAGTCGGAGGACGAGGAGAGCATCGTGGGCGATGGCGAGACCAAGGAGCCCTTCCTGCTGGTGCAGTACTCCGCCAAGGGACCGTGCGTGGAGAGAAAGGCCAAGCTGACCCCGAGCGGCCCAGAAGTCCACGGCTGA